Proteins encoded by one window of Pristiophorus japonicus isolate sPriJap1 unplaced genomic scaffold, sPriJap1.hap1 HAP1_SCAFFOLD_1843, whole genome shotgun sequence:
- the LOC139243734 gene encoding histone H4: MSGRGKGGKGLGKGGAKRHRKVLRDNIQGITKPAIRRLARRGGVKRISGLIYEETRGVLKVFLENVIRDAVTYTEHAKRKTVTAMDVVYALKRQGRTLYGFGG; encoded by the coding sequence ATGAGTGGcagaggtaaaggaggcaaaggctTGGGCAAAGGCGGAGCCAAGCGACATCGTAAAGTGCTTCGTGATaatatccagggcatcaccaaaccagccatccgccgcctggctcgccgtggtgGTGTCAAACGGATCTCGGGTCTGATCTACGAAGAGACCCGCGGGGttttgaaggttttcctggagaatgtgatcagggacgCGGTCACCTACACTGAACACGCTAAGCGTAAGactgtcactgccatggatgtggtgtacgctctgaaacggcagggtcgcactctctatggattcggcggctaa